The Streptomyces sp. NBC_00670 genome window below encodes:
- the modA gene encoding molybdate ABC transporter substrate-binding protein has translation MTRMSRRARRRVFAGVGVAAVLVAAGACSSDSDSGSGSGSDDSAKVSGTVTVFAAASLQESFTALGKTFEKRYPGTKVTFNFGGSDSLAAGITGGAPADVFASASPKTMKTVTDAKDAAGTPSTFVRNRLEIAALPGNPDKISSLKDLTKSGLKVVLCAKTVPCGAAAQTALEASGLKLTPVSYEQDVKSALTKVELKEADAAVVYRTDVKAAGDKVEGVEFPESAKAVNDYPIVQLKNAENAAGAKAFIALVKSAEGQKVMSASGFLSP, from the coding sequence ATGACCCGTATGTCCCGCCGTGCTCGTCGGCGGGTGTTCGCCGGGGTCGGTGTCGCCGCCGTGCTGGTGGCGGCCGGTGCCTGTTCGTCCGATTCCGATTCCGGTTCCGGTTCCGGTTCCGATGACTCGGCGAAGGTCTCCGGGACGGTGACCGTGTTCGCGGCGGCCTCCCTCCAGGAGAGCTTCACCGCGCTGGGGAAGACGTTCGAGAAGCGGTACCCGGGCACGAAGGTCACCTTCAACTTCGGCGGCAGTGACAGCCTCGCCGCCGGGATCACCGGCGGCGCCCCCGCCGACGTGTTCGCCTCCGCCAGCCCGAAGACGATGAAGACAGTGACGGACGCCAAGGACGCGGCCGGTACGCCGTCGACCTTCGTGCGCAACCGTCTGGAGATCGCCGCCCTGCCCGGCAACCCCGACAAGATCTCCTCCCTGAAGGACCTGACGAAGTCGGGGCTCAAGGTCGTCCTGTGCGCCAAGACCGTGCCGTGCGGCGCGGCCGCGCAGACCGCGCTGGAGGCGAGCGGCCTGAAGCTCACCCCCGTCTCGTACGAGCAGGACGTCAAGAGCGCGCTGACGAAGGTGGAGCTGAAGGAGGCCGACGCGGCCGTCGTCTACCGCACCGATGTGAAGGCGGCGGGTGACAAGGTGGAGGGCGTGGAGTTCCCCGAGTCGGCCAAGGCCGTCAACGACTATCCGATCGTCCAGCTGAAGAACGCGGAGAACGCGGCCGGGGCGAAGGCGTTCATCGCCCTGGTGAAGTCGGCGGAGGGCCAGAAGGTGATGAGCGCGTCCGGGTTCCTCTCACCGTGA